DNA from Balearica regulorum gibbericeps isolate bBalReg1 chromosome 18, bBalReg1.pri, whole genome shotgun sequence:
TCCTCTTGCCCTTTCCATCCTGCTGAGACTTTGCTGGCAGAACAAGTCATGTTGGCATGTTCTTTATAGCTTCATAGGTATAGCTGGTGGTTCTGTATGCTCTTCCGTTTCACCTCCATAGAGATGTCTGCGAGGTCTTGGATAAACTGCTGAATCTAAGGCCGAGAAGAGAGATGGTAGACCTCAGAGCAGGGATGGGAacaggaggcagagaggagcttgTTGGCTCTTCTGGAGGGCAAATTTCACCAACCAAACTGAGCAGGAAGGTAAGGCATTTGCCTTGCTGGATCTCTGCACCACCAGAATGGGCATTTGTGATTGAGTTTGAGTTCAGGGCAGGGGTGAATGAAGCCAAACTTTGGCCATGGGTTGATCTgcatcccctgccccagcctgtgTGGCTTCCACTCCTTCTGCCTCCACAGGGATCCAAACCATGCTCTGCCTCCTCAGATGACACAGGTTTGCCTGGTGTCCTCTGCCCATTCCCCATGCCCAAGAGGGAGCCCAGGTGAAAAGGAAGGTGTCTGCTGGGCACCTTGATTTCTCTGGGCTTTCCCCTCCCTTTGGGCAGCTGAGGGCCATTGCTGCTCCTCTTTCAGGACAGGCAGAAGGGGTCTGGCTTGTCTCTACCATGTTCAGCTGTCTGTGGCTGTCATCCACCGGCACATTCAGGTTTGCTTTCAGCTGCATGCTCACACATTGGAAGAGGTTGAGGATGGCCATCTTGATGGTCCCCAGCTTCAGGGCTTTCTTGGCATTTGTGTTCTGAATGTCGGCCCAGTGAGTCTGCTGAGAGGAGAGGAGACATGCAGCATGAGGACATGCCCCAGCAAAGATGCTGCTTCAGCACTGGAGACCCTGGACCCCTCAGAATGATGCAAAGGGAGCAGAGGCCAGCAGAGCTGAGGGCATTTCTGCACACTGAGCACTGGCTATACATTGATGTGCCTCATTAGAGCCCAGTCTGGTCACTTTTGGACTGgtaaggagggaggagaaggggggagcCCTGGTGCCCTTGctcaaagaatgaaaacaaataataaaaatcagcaaaaccAACTTCACTCCAAAGCCTGAGCAATGAACAGTGGAGACCATGAGATATGCCACACTGAAGCCCCATTACAGAGATCATGCTGCAAGGAATGGTGAATGGAAATGAGTATGATCTGGCTAGACAAACCCAACAGGCATGTGGTGGAGTATGCTTGGGTTTTGTGCCAAGGCAGACCTCCCTAAGTCTGGTTAGCTGCTCTCTTCTGACTGTGTGTTCAAGCAAGAAGTGAAAGAACATGATGGCTTTGTGAGGGACTTGTTTTAACCTCTGATGTAACCTGCCCCAGACCTGGTCTGTCATTCTGCATTCTACAGCCCCTTGGAGGGATGAAATTAGGCATCTCCTCCAATCACAAAGGCTGCTACTGGGCCTTGCCATGACCCCATGGCTTAGGGATGAGCCATCAGCTGGTCTTGACACACTCAGGCCTTGGAGATCTTCCCCTGTCTGCCCCACATTTCCTCACCCAGGGGAGGATGTCACTCTGAGCCTGGTCAAAACGTAGTTGGAGCTGCACCAGTTCATTTTGGTACTGCAGGATCTcagcttctttctctgctgtgtaCTGGTCCAGGAGCGCCTTGGCTTGCTCAGACATTTCCATGTGCCCTTGTTGTGACTGCAGCAGATCCTTGTGCACCCTCATCAGCGTCTTGTAGCGCCAAATGACTTCCTGGATCTCCTCAAACTGCAGCACAGGACTCTTTATGTTAGTaatccccctgccctcccctcatCATGATTTCAAATCTCGTGCTGTTTGGCACCCTGCCCTGACCAGGGACAACACCTCCCCCAGCTGAAAGATCTTCCCTTCTTGATGAGACTATCTACCCAGTTGGTTTGTGAGTGTCACCACATTCCTGTATGGTGACATCCTACTGTGTCAGTCCCAGAGCTGTCACTGCCATAAGCAAGGGGAGATATTGCACTCCTTCCCCAGGTGAGCAGTGCTCTGataaaacacaaagcacaaTTGCAACCGCCAGCACCAAGTCACCTAGACATGGGAGGGGGGCAGCTGGGAATGCAGGAGTATGAGCAATGTATGGGGCGATACCCGGGCACCCTTGAGAGAAGACACAGCTTTTTTGACAACTGCCTGGGTTCCCATTTCTGGGCAGCTTTTCACTTCTCCCAAACCATCAATGTGACGTGAAACAGTGACACAAAGGCGTCCCCATTGCCCTCAGCCCTGTGCTTTCTCCCCTTCTAacagtttttcctttggttttctcaAGCCTTCACCTCCTTTTCCGGTTCCTCTCCTCTAATTCTTGTCCCCTTGGCTCACCTTGGTTGCAAGGCAACCTTTTCTCATCCCATCTGAGGTGTCTGGGTTTCACCAAGTGTTATGATTTCCCTGGACTTGCCTTATATCCTCTAGGATTAACACCCATGTAAGGCCCTCCTTGAGACCATGATCTGTGTCTCTCATGTCCAAACTCACCTGTGAGATCTTCACCACATCCTCCAGATATTTGGTGAAGATGGAGTATTTCTGCACTTTGTTGCAGAGTTTCTGGTGCTTATTTCTCAGGACTTCCAGGTCCCTCTTATCTCTCAAAAGCTCACTCTCCTTTTGtatcctcctctctctctctttgctgGCTTTCTTCAGAGCTTGGATTCGCATCTTATCATTTTCCTGGTGGTGTTTCCACCAACAACACATGCAcgcatgcacatgcacacacagggAAAGGCAGACAAGGGAAGATGGAGCTGGGTCACTTAACAGCACTGGGAGGAGATACCTTCACAGAGGAGAGACTAGAACTGGAGCACCCCTGGGAGCATTTTCGCTCCCTGTTTAACAGGGCTATCCCTTGCATTGACCCTTTGATCTTGAAGACAGGCACCTGGGATGGCACTCTAATTTTCAGACCTACTTGTATCTGTTGCTGGAAGACACATGGGTGTCAGCagtggggacaggctgagaccCTTCTTAGGGGATGTTTGGGGCCCTCAGGAGATCACACTGGTACAGGACAAGCTCACTCTCGTCCAAGCCCTACCAGGGCTTTTCATATCTGTGGTACAAACCCCCGTGACCTGCCAGTTCTGTTCCTCGTACCTCCAGGCTCAAGGGAAGCTTGGACAGACGTGGTGGCCAAGACTGTCTCCtcaagggaagggaggaggtggtggtgtgGCTCAGGGTCATGTCAGCTGAGCTGATCAGGGGCAGTTGTACCTTTAAATTCCTCCCAGATTTCTCCATGTAGATTTTCAGCTGAGCCTCCTTGGCATGGAGGTCCCTCCACCGGCAGGTTATGACTTTCATCTTCTCCTTGAAGGCCTGGCACCACCAAAGTGAGTGTGACATGGCTGTCTGCACCCAGAGCCAGTCACCTTCCTGCTACTGCCCTACAAAAAACCACAAGCCCTCCCaaccctgctccagcaccttccCATCTTTCTCACCTCTTCCTTCACCTCCAGAGCCTTTTGCATCAGTTGGgcttgtttcttcttctcctggAGGCGAATAAATGGAGACAGGGAGGCCTCTGTCAGTCTGAAATTCCTGCCATAAAAGTTTTCCTTGGATTACATGCTGGGTCCAGTACTTTGGCAGGGTGTTGGGTTGCTCTGCCCCGTCACCCCAGCCGGGACATAGTCTGGGGTGACAGGGCAGAGCAACCCAACACCATCTCAGATCCCATCTAGCAACACAGCATCCCCACCCTGGGGATCCCACTGACAGAGCAAGGGGGTGTTACGGGGAGGAAtagggctggggaagggaggtgcAAGAGGAGACTGAACTGGAGATAAAGAATGGGAGTTTGCCATGGTGGGGGAAGAAGGGATGGAGGAGACGGAAGAGGATGGAGGGGATGGAGGCAGGTGGAGGTG
Protein-coding regions in this window:
- the CCDC42 gene encoding coiled-coil domain-containing protein 42; translation: MATMSDEELLAYFRMQCRQNLLQLLKNFRLTEASLSPFIRLQEKKKQAQLMQKALEVKEEENDKMRIQALKKASKERERRIQKESELLRDKRDLEVLRNKHQKLCNKVQKYSIFTKYLEDVVKISQFEEIQEVIWRYKTLMRVHKDLLQSQQGHMEMSEQAKALLDQYTAEKEAEILQYQNELVQLQLRFDQAQSDILPWQTHWADIQNTNAKKALKLGTIKMAILNLFQCVSMQLKANLNVPVDDSHRQLNMIQQFIQDLADISMEVKRKSIQNHQLYL